TGTTGTGTTGTCATTAGCAATCCTTATCTGGCCACccccgccaccaccacctacTCTACCACTCACACGGGAACCAAAGCCCTCACATCGGTTTCCAAATGTGTTTCCGTGCGATGGCCGTGAAGAGGCGCTGTGAGAGCTTGCCTGCGTCCCCGAAAAGGTGATTCCCATGGGATTTGCTGTTCGCTGCTGTCGCTGCTGCGCCCCTCGTTGCTGCCTCGCGATCGCGGGTGGGGCACGCGGCTGCCTATTATTTGGACAGGGTTCCTTGGCGCACGGCTCCCCCCACATAGCAGCACTGGTCTGACGCGCCTGTCGTGCCGCGCGCATTGCCTCAATGAACTCACGGTGTTGTTCACGCCAGCGCGTGCGCGGCACACCCGGAGCAGGTGAAGAAGCACCGGGCGCTGccttcttcctcccctttgCGGAAGGCGTACCGAAACAGCCGCCACTGTATTGGCCCTCAATCGCCCGCTGCTTGCTGCTATCAAACACCTTGCGCTTGACGTTGCCCTTGCAGACGCTCTCGTGATAAGCAATCCGATCAAACAGGAATTTCCTACCACAGCGAGAACATGGGTGTAAATTCATATTTCCCTCCGGGTGCTCGGATCCGTTGGCAAAAGGATCGTGCTCGTTTAGCGTTCTTGCACCATTTGCACCATTTCCACAggcaacaccaccaacactACTTTTCGTTCCCTTATGAAGCGTCGGACTTATATTTGGCATGACTGGCATAGGCCCATTGGGGTTGAGTTTCCAGCGCTTGAGGGCTTTCTGGTAGCATTGTGGTACGTGTATACCCAGGGAAGCCGATCCGAACCCCTGTTGACACAAGGGGCAAATGCGAAAGAGAGGCGGCATTGtgcacacaagaaaaaaacaaggacgGAATATGAAACTGTAACTAGTAAAGCGAATGACAGTTGTATACTTGTACAGAACCTTCTGATCTCCTTTGCTGGTGGCTGCTCACCAGACGAAACAAGGGACTGGGAAAAGACAACGAATGAAGAGTAAAAGAACATCTGCTTTCTCATGGCCGTCcctacaaaacaaaaaaaacacggcgGAGGGCAGGGAGAAGTAGCTTCAGGTTCATGTTATCTCGGCGACACAGAGAGGCGGTAAGCACAATCAATGGCAAAATCATTATAatcccctcctccctccctccctccatcAGCCCCCGGAGAGGCTCACAATAGTGTTTAAGAGTTTCTCAGAACCATTTTTATTGCCTGCAGCACATACCACATCTTTAAAATGTCTACCTTCCGACACTCAACGCACTGGGAAACGAAGCCTCACCTCATGAGTAAACAACAAAGTAAAGTCCCGCTCCATAATACAAACCCACTGCACATTCCTTCACACGCCCCGCCTTCCACAGGAGTTTCGTTTGCAGCCAGTAACCCCCAAGAAGAGATAGGACAACGAAGAAATGGCGGGAACCCATAAGTACGTTTGGGTGTGCATGCATAAACTCGTGACATTTGCGTGGCGTGGTAATAGTTTTCTTATTAAGGGGATAGCTGACCTCCGAAGAGGAGACGGCACCGAGTCATCACCTATAGTGAAATGTTTGCTTTTGCCGGCGCGAACGAGGGTCAACCGTGAAAGAAAATCCTGAGGGCATCCCGCCTTCGCCACAGCCGCCCTGAAACATCATGTTCATCATCTGAAAAATGTCGGCTTGACGTGCCGGAAAGTCACTCGTACCCCCAGGACTAGATGCATCATCAAGTTGCCCTGAGTCATACAACCTTTTCTTCTGGGGATCTGAGAGAATGGAAAACGCCTCACCTACTTCCTTGAACATCTTCTCTGCGTGagccttttcctcctcggTTGCGTGGGCCCACTTATCCGGGTGCCACTGCAAACAACCCTTCTTGTATGCACGTTTAATGGAGGAGTCATCCGACTCTCCCTGCGGCAGACCCAATATTTTGTAATagtccttcctttttgctcTCTTGGCACTAATCTTCATTTGCTGCGCCTCACCATTGTACGAAGGGTCCATCTCTGCCGCCCTTTGGATATCCCTCAGGGCGTCGTCATAGTTCTCGAGGGCCTCGTGGATACGGCTACGACGGGCGTACAACTTCGCACTTTCCGCGCCGTTTTTGATAGCAAAGTCACAGTCAAGTAAAGCGCTTGAATATTCTTTTAGCTCCATCTTGGCAGCAGCCTGGTTACCCCGTAGAACGGCTGTCATTCGAATGTTTGAGGGATCGACTTCTATTGCAGCCTTGTAACAATTAACGGCAGCGGTGAATCGTTTCTCCTTAAAAGCCGCGTTACCCTCGGTCTTTTGAGACTCCACTGCCCGTATCTTCTTCAAGAGCTCAGTAGCCTTTCGATTGTCGGGATCCAACTCAATCGTGTGACGAAGTATCGACTGTGCGTTATTCAGCCCGCTTTGCCCACTATAGTAACTGGCGAGTGCCCGAACATAAAGATAGTAGGTATCATCAGCGTGTGCACTGGAAAGAGCCGTCAGCGATCGGATAACCCTCTCGGGGTACAGTGAAGCTTGAGACTCGCCCAACATAATGCCGACAATGGCACAGTCCGGGAACAGTTGGGCCGCCTTCACTAACTCACGTTCCGCCGCCAGAAAGTTGCGTTCCTCTAGCAGACGCTGACCAGCTTCAAACCCCCTTTGGCCTTCTTCGGCAGTTCTATGAAGCTCCTGTATCTGCTTTTTGTCTTCCGGAGACGCGCCACAAGCTTCCAGAACC
This region of Trypanosoma brucei gambiense DAL972 chromosome 10, complete sequence genomic DNA includes:
- a CDS encoding TPR repeat protein; the encoded protein is MEPDDGVASWMELREEGNKAFKSEAYANAVKLYSEAIKLNSKEAALFSNRSAAYIKMKEYQKAVLDAEAAIANDKTFVKGYSRLHNALCHLGRFREATQKLKEALVVLEACGASPEDKKQIQELHRTAEEGQRGFEAGQRLLEERNFLAAERELVKAAQLFPDCAIVGIMLGESQASLYPERVIRSLTALSSAHADDTYYLYVRALASYYSGQSGLNNAQSILRHTIELDPDNRKATELLKKIRAVESQKTEGNAAFKEKRFTAAVNCYKAAIEVDPSNIRMTAVLRGNQAAAKMELKEYSSALLDCDFAIKNGAESAKLYARRSRIHEALENYDDALRDIQRAAEMDPSYNGEAQQMKISAKRAKRKDYYKILGLPQGESDDSSIKRAYKKGCLQWHPDKWAHATEEEKAHAEKMFKEVGEAFSILSDPQKKRLYDSGQLDDASSPGGTSDFPARQADIFQMMNMMFQGGCGEGGMPSGFSFTVDPRSRRQKQTFHYR